One Aegilops tauschii subsp. strangulata cultivar AL8/78 chromosome 7, Aet v6.0, whole genome shotgun sequence genomic window carries:
- the LOC109765845 gene encoding uncharacterized protein: MSTSVTVRRPCLLTLAAILAILLSFPPETAQYAYGPLLNFPPLTAQVSYDPPWSDEFWANEAVLGAEADVAARRAEAGGYAYGCARLWLAWGCPPAPGEGVNGTLVHGRRSYDRELDRFEEERRQCRDDRVPRNHPEEHLFRRTYPATTFDLRCCACCFSCGRYY, from the coding sequence ATGTCCACCTCCGTGACCGTGCGCCGCCCCTGCCTGCTCACCCTCGCCGCCATCCTCGCCATCCTCCTCAGCTTTCCGCCGGAGACGGCGCAATATGCCTATGGTCCTCTCCTCAACTTTCCACCGCTAACGGCGCAAGTTTCGTATGACCCTCCGTGGTCCGACGAGTTCTGGGCCAACGAGGCCGTCCTCGGCGCGGAGGCCGACGTCGCCGCCAGACGCGCGGAGGCCGGCGGCTACGCATACGGCTGCGCCAGGCTATGGCTCGCATGGGGCTGCCCTCCCGCTCCCGGCGAGGGCGTCAACGGAACCCTTGTCCATGGGAGGCGGTCCTACGATCGGGAGCTGGATCGCTTCGAGGAGGAGAGGCGGCAATGCCGCGACGACCGCGTCCCTCGGAACCATCCGGAGGAACACCTCTTCCGTCGCACCTACCCGGCGACTACTTTTGATCTTCGCTGTTGTGCCTGTTGCTTTTCATGTGGTCGGTACTACTGA
- the LOC141026496 gene encoding V-type proton ATPase subunit C-like yields MAHQGKFTVPDLRPGTLDSLLALSDDLVKSNIFIEGVSHKIRRQIEDLERAGRVEPGTLTATASPWTAISPGPSLPVASAAAYIPHLPTSACLSAEDGWLDGCRFVWDEGKYPVNAPLKETVASIQSQVAKIEDLSIMDILFHC; encoded by the exons atggcgcatcagGGGAAG TTCACTGTCCCGGATCTCCGACCCGGCACGCTCGACTCCCTGCTTGCCCTCAGCGACGACCTCGTCAAG tccaacatcttcatcgagggcGTCTCGCACAAGATCCGCCGGCAGATCGAGGACCTGGAGCGCGCCGGAAGGGTCGAGCCCGGCACCCTCACCGCGACGGCGTCCCCGTGGACAGCTATCTCACCAGGTCCGTCTCTGCCTGTGGCCAGTGCTGCTGCTTACATTCCTCATCTGCCCACCAGCGCTTGCTTGTCTGCTGAGGATGGATGGTTGGATGGATGTAGGTTCGTGTGGGACGAGGGCAAGTACCCCGTCAACGCCCCGCTCAAGGAGACCGTCGCCAGCATCCAGTCCCAGGTCGCCAAGATCGAGGACCTG TCTATTATGGACATTTTGTTTCACTGTTAA